One genomic window of Candidatus Nitrospira inopinata includes the following:
- a CDS encoding response regulator, protein MNEFKSGFFMGGESCNGRVLVVDDEPDIRKVVRMTLQKAGYEVLEAENGAKAIETINTGENRLLLDVIICDIRMPKVNGIEAISYFRQNYPRVPLIVLTGFPDTDMATSLLRQGVVDYLVKPVEGEKLKASVARAMEQRELARL, encoded by the coding sequence ATGAACGAGTTCAAATCAGGGTTTTTCATGGGCGGTGAAAGCTGCAACGGCCGAGTGCTCGTCGTCGACGATGAGCCGGACATCCGCAAGGTGGTCAGAATGACTCTTCAAAAAGCCGGATACGAAGTCCTCGAAGCGGAAAACGGGGCGAAGGCGATCGAAACGATCAATACGGGCGAGAATCGTCTCCTGCTGGACGTCATCATCTGCGACATCCGCATGCCGAAGGTCAACGGCATCGAGGCCATTTCGTACTTTCGTCAGAACTATCCCCGCGTGCCGCTCATCGTGCTGACGGGATTCCCCGACACCGACATGGCGACCTCGCTCTTGCGGCAGGGCGTCGTCGATTACCTGGTCAAGCCGGTCGAAGGCGAGAAACTCAAAGCCTCCGTGGCCCGCGCGATGGAGCAAAGGGAGCTGGCGCGCCTGTGA
- a CDS encoding BolA/IbaG family iron-sulfur metabolism protein, translating into MITEETLTDYIRKGMPDAAVTVTDRTGTGDHLKVFVISSAFEGKTLLDRHRMIYQALDVPLKDGRIHALELTAKTPEETGKTSD; encoded by the coding sequence GTGATTACAGAAGAGACGTTAACAGACTACATTCGAAAGGGCATGCCGGACGCGGCAGTGACCGTGACGGATCGAACGGGAACGGGGGACCATCTCAAAGTGTTCGTCATTTCATCGGCGTTTGAGGGGAAGACCCTGTTGGATCGGCACCGGATGATTTATCAGGCGCTGGATGTTCCTCTAAAAGACGGTCGTATTCACGCGTTGGAGCTGACGGCCAAAACACCGGAAGAAACGGGCAAGACGAGCGATTGA
- a CDS encoding PrnB family protein, with the protein MAPSTHRPLALADFDLSPERGFLPSDPLETVPDCATLNFLGRELPKLLSARQVRRFIDEHAPLLPTVPAGWGDAEHRAAMRVLSFAGHAYVWETPDHPANKIPVQLSAPWHEIAKRVGRPPVLSYASYALDNWRRLDKSKPVQLDNIVLLQNFLGGIDEEWFVVVHIQIERQAGPGLDGLARAINAASQGNDEEVLSGLRALAAGQIAMRDTLLRMKERCDPYVYYTRVRPYIHGWKNNPSLPDGLVYEQVEAYGKQPRQFRGETGAQSTIVPCLDAGLGIRHAPDPLTVYLQEMRDYMPPRHRAFLETLENRTDDQGRPLLSGYVRDRKRRHPELWSAYCDCVDLLAQFREVHIGYADEYIHRQHQTHASNPTSVGTGGTPFMTYLQKHLDETKQAVAS; encoded by the coding sequence ATGGCACCAAGTACCCATCGCCCGCTAGCGCTCGCGGATTTTGACCTTTCTCCGGAAAGGGGATTCCTGCCGTCAGACCCCCTGGAAACGGTCCCCGATTGCGCCACGCTCAATTTTCTTGGCCGAGAGTTACCGAAATTGTTGAGCGCGCGCCAGGTCCGCCGGTTTATTGACGAACATGCGCCGTTGCTCCCCACCGTTCCAGCCGGCTGGGGCGACGCCGAGCATCGGGCCGCGATGCGGGTCCTTTCTTTCGCTGGTCACGCCTACGTGTGGGAAACACCCGATCATCCGGCCAACAAGATTCCCGTACAACTTTCCGCTCCCTGGCATGAGATCGCCAAGCGAGTCGGCCGTCCCCCCGTCCTGTCCTATGCCTCTTATGCGCTGGATAACTGGCGCCGGTTGGACAAGTCGAAACCCGTTCAGCTCGACAATATCGTGTTGCTCCAGAACTTCCTCGGCGGGATCGATGAAGAGTGGTTTGTCGTGGTCCACATCCAAATCGAACGGCAAGCGGGCCCCGGTCTCGACGGTTTAGCGAGAGCAATCAACGCCGCCTCGCAGGGAAACGACGAGGAGGTTCTATCCGGATTGCGAGCCTTGGCCGCCGGGCAAATCGCCATGCGGGATACCTTGCTCCGGATGAAAGAGCGCTGCGATCCCTACGTGTATTACACCCGGGTCAGGCCCTATATCCACGGGTGGAAAAACAATCCGTCGTTGCCCGACGGTCTCGTCTATGAACAGGTTGAAGCCTACGGGAAGCAGCCGCGGCAGTTTCGCGGAGAGACCGGCGCCCAAAGCACCATCGTCCCCTGCCTGGACGCGGGACTCGGTATCCGTCACGCTCCAGATCCTTTGACGGTCTATCTCCAGGAGATGCGGGACTACATGCCGCCGCGCCACCGTGCTTTCCTTGAGACATTGGAGAATCGAACCGACGATCAGGGACGCCCCCTGCTGTCGGGCTATGTTCGCGATCGCAAGCGGCGCCATCCCGAACTGTGGTCCGCCTACTGTGATTGCGTCGATCTTTTGGCTCAGTTCCGGGAAGTCCACATCGGCTACGCCGATGAGTACATCCATCGCCAACACCAAACCCACGCAAGCAATCCCACCTCGGTGGGGACCGGCGGCACTCCCTTCATGACGTATCTCCAAAAGCACTTGGACGAAACCAAACAGGCCGTCGCGTCCTAG
- a CDS encoding cyclase family protein, translating to MKLSPWGTFRRMPLGLVMVWTTTFVTGCAHDGRHGSFNWDRARFVDLTHAFGSDTIVWPTEQEFRLIVQHAEQSEGGYYYASNRIEMPEHGGTHIDAPVHFSRGGRTVDQIPLDGLIGRAVRVDVRSRCEEDRDYCVTVQDLERWEAEHGRIPDRAIVLLETGYGRYWPSRERYLGTEQRGSDGVRALRFPGLHPDAAAWLIRERRIKAVGIDTASIDHGRSTTFDTHVTLLAHQVPVFENLAELRQLPDRDFAVIALPMKIAGGTGGPLRIIAVITR from the coding sequence ATGAAGTTGTCTCCGTGGGGGACATTCAGGCGGATGCCGTTGGGGCTGGTCATGGTCTGGACTACGACGTTCGTGACCGGCTGCGCTCACGATGGTCGGCACGGGAGTTTTAACTGGGATCGTGCCCGGTTCGTCGATTTGACCCATGCGTTCGGATCGGACACGATCGTGTGGCCGACCGAACAGGAGTTCCGCCTGATCGTCCAACACGCGGAGCAGTCGGAAGGCGGCTATTATTATGCCTCGAATCGTATCGAGATGCCCGAACACGGTGGGACGCACATCGATGCTCCCGTTCATTTTTCACGGGGCGGACGGACGGTCGATCAGATCCCGTTGGACGGGTTGATCGGCCGGGCGGTCCGCGTCGACGTCAGGTCCCGTTGCGAGGAGGATCGGGATTATTGCGTGACGGTTCAGGACCTCGAGCGGTGGGAGGCCGAGCATGGGCGAATTCCGGATCGAGCCATCGTGTTGTTGGAAACGGGCTATGGGCGGTACTGGCCTTCGCGGGAGCGGTATCTGGGGACAGAGCAGCGAGGATCAGACGGCGTGCGAGCGCTGCGGTTTCCCGGCCTGCACCCGGACGCGGCCGCCTGGCTGATCCGCGAGAGGCGGATCAAGGCCGTCGGCATCGATACGGCGTCGATCGATCATGGTCGATCGACCACGTTCGACACACACGTCACTCTTCTTGCGCATCAGGTGCCGGTCTTTGAAAACCTTGCCGAGTTACGCCAATTGCCGGATCGCGACTTCGCGGTGATCGCCCTGCCCATGAAAATTGCGGGGGGAACAGGCGGACCCTTGCGCATCATCGCGGTTATTACTCGATAA
- the ahcY gene encoding adenosylhomocysteinase encodes MDYDVKDIKLAEGGRLKIEWAEATMPVLRLIRKRFAQQRPLKGVRVTACLHVTTETANLAITLKAGGADVRLCASNPLSTQDDVAAALVQYEGIPTFAIKGEDNATYYRHIESAVAHRPHVTMDDGADVVSYLHSKRKELLKNVIGGTEETTTGVIRLRSMADKKVLKFPVISVNDADTKHMFDNRYGTGQSTIDGIIRATNRLVCGSTVVVAGYGWCGRGIAMRAKGMGADVIVTEIDPLKGLEAVMDGFRVMPMAQAAPVGDFFVTVTGNISVIRGEHFVRMKDGAIVCNSGHFNVELDIPALEKLSKQRRVVRPGVEQFTLKNGRRINLLGEGRLVNLATAEGHPSSVMDMSFANQALGAEYIVKNYKKLEKKVYPVPVDIDKEIARLKLAGMDIAIDSLTAKQKQYLASWEMGT; translated from the coding sequence GTGGACTACGACGTGAAAGACATTAAGCTGGCCGAGGGTGGTCGGTTGAAAATCGAGTGGGCCGAGGCCACCATGCCGGTGCTGCGGCTGATCCGCAAACGATTCGCCCAGCAACGGCCGCTCAAGGGCGTGCGGGTTACGGCGTGCCTTCACGTGACGACGGAAACGGCCAACCTCGCCATCACCCTGAAAGCCGGCGGCGCCGACGTTCGACTCTGCGCCTCCAATCCGCTCAGCACTCAAGACGACGTCGCGGCGGCGCTCGTCCAGTACGAAGGCATTCCGACCTTCGCCATTAAAGGCGAAGACAACGCCACGTACTACCGCCACATTGAATCGGCCGTGGCCCATCGCCCGCACGTCACGATGGACGACGGCGCCGACGTCGTCTCCTATCTTCATTCCAAACGAAAAGAGTTGTTGAAGAACGTCATTGGAGGCACGGAAGAAACGACGACCGGCGTGATCAGGCTCCGCAGCATGGCTGATAAGAAAGTCCTGAAGTTTCCCGTCATTTCCGTCAACGACGCCGATACCAAACATATGTTCGACAATCGATATGGAACCGGCCAATCCACCATCGACGGCATTATCCGCGCCACCAACCGCCTGGTCTGCGGCTCCACCGTCGTCGTCGCGGGCTACGGCTGGTGCGGTCGCGGCATCGCCATGCGGGCCAAAGGGATGGGAGCCGACGTCATCGTCACCGAGATCGACCCGCTGAAGGGGCTCGAAGCGGTCATGGACGGCTTCCGCGTCATGCCGATGGCGCAGGCCGCGCCGGTCGGCGACTTCTTCGTGACCGTCACCGGCAACATCTCAGTCATTCGCGGGGAACACTTCGTCCGCATGAAGGACGGCGCCATCGTCTGCAACAGCGGCCACTTCAACGTGGAGTTGGATATTCCAGCCTTGGAAAAATTAAGCAAACAACGGAGGGTCGTTCGGCCCGGCGTCGAGCAGTTCACGCTCAAGAACGGCCGTCGCATCAACCTTCTCGGCGAAGGGCGGCTGGTGAATTTGGCGACGGCCGAAGGGCATCCTTCGAGCGTGATGGACATGAGTTTCGCCAACCAGGCGCTGGGGGCCGAATATATCGTGAAAAATTATAAAAAGCTGGAGAAGAAGGTCTATCCCGTGCCCGTGGACATCGACAAAGAAATTGCGCGGCTCAAGCTGGCCGGCATGGACATCGCGATCGACTCGCTGACCGCGAAGCAAAAACAATATCTCGCCTCTTGGGAAATGGGCACCTAA
- a CDS encoding glutaredoxin family protein, with amino-acid sequence MADPMEEEIQKEVKAHKILIYGKGTKQMPMCGFTRETMQFFDKYGYPYEVIDVLSQPAKRETLTRMTNWPTLPKVFIDGTFYGDTDILDPMEAKGEIEPLLKKVFGR; translated from the coding sequence ATGGCGGATCCGATGGAAGAAGAGATTCAAAAAGAAGTGAAGGCGCACAAGATTTTGATCTATGGCAAGGGCACCAAGCAGATGCCGATGTGCGGGTTTACGCGTGAGACCATGCAGTTTTTCGACAAGTATGGCTACCCCTATGAGGTCATCGACGTACTCTCTCAGCCGGCCAAGCGGGAAACTCTCACGAGAATGACCAATTGGCCGACGTTGCCCAAAGTTTTCATCGACGGAACCTTTTATGGGGACACCGACATTCTTGATCCGATGGAAGCCAAGGGCGAGATCGAGCCTCTGTTAAAAAAGGTGTTCGGGAGATAG